In a genomic window of Mus pahari chromosome 8, PAHARI_EIJ_v1.1, whole genome shotgun sequence:
- the Dnajc9 gene encoding dnaJ homolog subfamily C member 9 yields the protein MGLLELCEQEFGTADLYQVLGVRREASDGEVRRGYHKVSLQVHPDRVEEDQKENATRRFQILGRVYAVLSDKEQKAVYDEQGTVDEDSAGLNQDRDWDAYWRLLFKKISLEDIQAFEKTYKGSEEELNDIKQAYLDFKGDMDQIMESVLCVQYTDEPRIRNIIQKAIESKEIPSYNAFVKESKQKMNARKRRAQEEAKEAELSRKELGLEDGAENLKALIQSRQKDRQKEMDSFLAQMEAKYCKPSKGGKRTALKKEKK from the exons ATGGGGCTGCTGGAGCTGTGCGAGCAGGAGTTCGGCACCGCCGACCTCTACCAGGTGCTGGGCGTGCGGCGCGAGGCTTCGGACGGCGAGGTCCGACGCGGCTACCACAAGGTGTCCCTGCAAGTGCACCCCGACCGAGTAGAGGAGGACCAGAAAGAGAACGCCACCCGCCGCTTCCAG ATCCTGGGAAGAGTCTACGCGGTTCTGAGTGACAAGGAACAGAAAGCTGTGTACGATGAACAGGGGACAGTGGACGAAGACTCTGCTGGCCTCAACCAAGACCGGGACTGGGATGCATATTGGAGATTACTCTTTAAAAAG ATATCGCTAGAGGATATCCAAGCTTTTGAAAAGACATACAAAGGCTCTGAAGAAGAGCTAAACGATATTAAGCAGGCCTATCTGGACTTCAAGGGCGACATGGATCAGATCATGGAGTCTGTGCTTTGTGTACAATACACAGATGAACCCAGGATAAGAAACATCATTCAAAAAGCTATTGAATCCAaagagattccatcttacaatGCCTTCGTCAAAGAGTCTAAACAAAAGATGAATGCAAGGAAAAGAAGG GCTCAGGAAGAGGctaaggaagcagagctgagcagaAAGGAGCTGGGGCTGGAAGATGGAGCGGAGAACTTGAAAGCACTCATCCAG AGCAGACAAAAGGATCGGCAAaaggaaatggacagttttctggCTCAAATGGAAGCAAAATACTGCAaaccttccaaaggagggaaaagaacagcactcaagaaggaaaagaaataa